The sequence TTCCATGGATTTCAGTAATGGGAGTGAGGGCTTATTGTAGGTAATAATCCACTTGTCCACCCTGTCACCAAGAGCCTCACAGAagtacacaaacacacacttgGCCTTCCTGCTCTCTGAGGTACTAAGCAGACTAGGAGAAAGACTAGTCCGTGGGATCAGACTTGTGACATATCTGTCTCAGAATTGTCTTGTAATCATGAGTACTGCACATGAAGGAGAAACCCATAACAAGACTTCCTTTATGCCTTCCAGGAGACCTGATTGTTTGTGGCAAAAACAGTCTTGAGTGTAATGAAGCTCAacctcaagatttttttcttgttcctttccAGAGGATAACGTTTTCTTCGCCAACAACTTAGCAACcatcaggagcagcagcagcagtagtgAATGCCTGACCAAAGCCCTGGGGGTCAGCAGTGAAGGTTCCTTGGAAAGCAATGAGGTGAGGTTgtcatctttcctttctctgccttcaGTTCGGCCTGTGCTGTTGCCCTTGACAGCCTGCTATGATTCTACCTCCACAGAAGGCTGCAGTACCAGGCTGGGTGAGAAAAGGTACATGAAGGCACACGAAACCAAGTTTCTGTATTTGAAGATTACATATTGGCTTGTTTGATCTCTGGCTAGTAGCCAACTATCAAAGCATTCACTCGAGTAGATTTTTGATGTTGAGTGAATGGTTTTTAAGCTCTCTCTGTTGCttctgaactcttttttttttttttttttttgagcagtaTCTATCTAGCAATCTGTAAAGGACATCCCTTGCTAGAGCTGGGTCAGTCCTTTAGAGTGGTGAGATAATAGGCAGTATCATAAGACTTGGAGAAGCACAGTAATGCTATGTTGGCAgtgtaaaatacagaaaaggatAGAGGTTATTCAGTGGTTCTAGTCACAGCTCACACCCCAGAGCTGTGAATGGTATGTAGAAGGGTTCTGAACCCTTCTGGGCTGGTATGTAGAAGGGTTGTGAACACAGATCCTGTTTCTTGAGGTGCTTCTCACAAATAGGAACTCAGTGCATTGTAGTGGTTTGGGGAGGATctggtgctgctctctgctcccatGTGCTACTTCATAGGCTGGAATTGCAAGAGCCTGTTAATTCCCAGCCAGTCTAGAGCAGTGCTATAACAAGGTGCCATCCTGACAGTGATTTGATTCAGCCCTTTCTAAAAAGGTTTATATTCATCATTGCTTGTGTTTGTAGACCACTGTCTGGATTTAGAGCTTTAGGCTTGGAGCCTGCACTTGTTAGATGTAGTGATCCTGGCACCTTTGCCTGACTGTCCTTGACCTTTACGTTCCCTgttgtgttctttctttttcaggattCCGACCACGCAAACAGTCCTCCAAGTCGGAAACAAGCCAAAAGCTTTAAGGTCAAGAATCGCTACAGCAACAGTGATAACCAGTGGACCCACTGCCCAGGGAAAGCTGGAGGCTCTAGTCAGCACCTCATGCTTCCAGAGCCCCCTGCCTATACAGGACCCCAGGTAACTGAGGACAGAAAGCTGTCTTTGAAGTGATGCAGACCACATCACTGTAGCAAGCCTGGGAGGTTTCTTTGAAATTGTTCAAGCTGCTTTCTTGGCCTTCTCAGATAAAAGGAAAGTTGTCATCAAAATGTCTTTGATGCCAACCCCCTGCCCAGTATCAAGTACTTGTGAAAGAGCAACGTCTTGTACAAGGAACTGCTGGTTTAGGTGTTGATGTTGCTTGGAGGGATATTGCAGATCCTTCAGGGCTGTGGTGGGGACTAGGGCAAATGGTGGGCCGTTAGCTGTCTCTTCCTCAGTTGTTACAAGAGGTAGTAGCTGCAGTGCACAGGCCAGGGGAAGTCATGACATGCTGGAACCCAGGAAGGCATAACAATAACGAGAGGAAACAGATGTTTATGGTGAAGAAGAGAGGTGATGCTGTTGTTTGTGAGAGCATAAATAGTTTTTGTATGGGCTGCAGGACCTGGCAACGTTCCTTGAGCAGATTGGGTGCCTGAAGTACCTGCAAGTGTTTGAGGAGCAAGATGTTGACCTCAGGATCTTCCTGACCCTCACAGAGAGTGACCTGAAGGAAATAGGCATCACGTGAGTATCTGTCAGGTAGTTCTTATCTCTTCCCTTAAAACTACAAATGTAACCTGGTAAAGAAAGCTTAGCTGGTGAGTGCTTCTCTGTTTTGGTAGTCTCCCATACAACTTTGATATCCCTTAGTTCTTGGCCACAGCAAGCTTTTGTTGTGGACGGTGCCCTTGGAAGAACCAGGAGGTTGCAGAGGTCCTCCAGGCATCCTGTTGGGCACGGACAATGCAATGTTTGCTCCCTGACAGTTTGTCGTTCTCCCACCAGCCTGTTTGGACCCAAGAGGAAGATGACTTCTGCCATTGCCCGATGGCACAGCAATGCCCGGCCGCCCAGTGATGCCCTGGAGCTGGCCTATGCAGATCGGCTGGAGGCTGAGATGCAGGAGCTGGCCATTCAGCTGCACAAGGTAAGAAGTCTGCCAGGAGCTGTTCAGTGGCTTTTCGTGGTCTAATGAGTGACTGGTAGCATGTTTCTACATTCTGCCTCTAATGGACTGGGGTAAAGGAACAGGCATAACTTCCAGAGGACACACCAGGTGTTGAGTAGATCAGTTAACCCCATAAATGCAAATCTTCCCCTCTGCATCCACCTGAGAACGAAAATGAAGGGGGTGAGGGGAACTGACTACCTGCCTTTTTTGGTAGCACCACTTCACATGAAGTTGTGCAGCTATCTGCAAACGGGCTTCTACTGATTTAGCAAATTGGGTCTTCTGCATATCTTTGGTAAAGGAGAGCAAGAGGAAATTGTAACTTTGGGGCTGGTCTTGGTGTGGATAGGATCTGTGATCAGTGTATAAATCTTGGGCAGTTCCatttctgctggttttggcACATTTCTGCAGGGACCCTCTGGCTGCCAAACCCATTAAAACAGCAGGGATGTGTCAGAGGAGGCACTATGAGAGTGGTGCACAGGACTTGGAGCGATGTACAGTACTTGCAGTGGAGTCATTTGCCCTCTTTTCTGCTGCAGAGGTGTGAAGAAGTGGAGGTGATGAAGGGCCAGGTGTGCCAGGAGCAGAAGCTGCGTGCAGTGGCCGAGAGCTGTTTGATGGAGCGGGATGAGAGCTGGAATGCCATCCAGTGCCAGCTCAGAGAGGCTCAGGCCATCACCAAGGATGCTGGGGTCTTACTGGATCAGATCAAGTAAGTTCTTCCCAGCAAATGTCACTGAAGCTAATGGGGAAAATGGGGATTTGGGCTCTGCAGAGATCAGGGGTCGTACTGTCACTCTTACAGGTGATACCTTAGGGTAAGGCAGGACAGCTTATAAAGCATCTGGACTCATTCTGGATCCTCTGTGGCTTTCTCTAATGGAAAGTCATGGCCATGTAAGCAGATCTGAAGCCTTGATTAGATGTATTGAGTTATAAATGAGCTGTTTTGTTCAGCGTGCTGAGCACTCCTATTCCAACTCAAAGGTGAAGGGACTCAGCTCCTTTGGAACCAAAAGCCTAAGTGCTTATCTGAGGCCCAAGTACTAGGGAGCATGTGGCTTGGTGACTGCATGAATGCAGGAAAGAGTTTCTGACTTCCAGAGAGTATCAAAGGACTTCCAGTTGCCAACCTTGGCTAGTTAAGAAAACTCTTTTAGCAGCTCTGATGCCTAACAGAGAAAAGCCTGCCCTGTTCATGCCCACCACTGCCTATGAGTTCAGTCTTCCCCTACCTGCTATCATGTCCTTTGTTGCCTTTGTGATACTCTTCTCCGTGCCCCAGCTGAGCCCCTGTTCTGTTGTGGGCCCTGATCTGTCAGTGGATAGGACTGACGTGTCCTTGAAAGTGACAGTGGTTCTACTGCTGCAGTTTCTAGCCCAACAGGGGAGAAGGCTCAGCTCACTTCTAAGCCAGGGATTGGCTTCCAAAGGACAGCAGAGTGATGTTCCCAGAGCACTCATCCCACTGAGGAGCTGAGGCTGCACTGTTTGAACCGATAGCATGATGATGTTAACCAGAGAACCTTTTGTGTGCCCCTGATGGCTGTCCTGAGTTAGCTTCATTTGCCCATTAGAAACATTGGACTGGGGTTGATTCTCATATTAACCAGATGCAGCCCCTGGCTTAGGCTTTCTCCTGCTCACCCCAccccctccttctcttctccccccgCAGCTCCTCTGTGGACAGGGGCAGAGATTGCTGTGGAGATGGGGCACAGTGGAGAGCGCCCCGAGCTTTGTCTGGGGCACGTCTTCCTCTTCCTGGGAAGGAACAAGGAGCAGTTTGTAACCCAGGGCGTTAGATGTGGTCCCTCGGCATCCCAAGCAGGTACTTGCAGGATGTAGGAGGGCACAGACCGGCATGCTGTTCCAGAAACCACCCTGTGCACTTCTGACAGGCTTTGTCTTGTTTGGCAGATCCTGTCAAGCAGAGCTGTCCTCCCGGCTAACCCAAGAgcaagcagctggcagagcgCTGGACACAAAGGTGCAGCTGGGAACCGGTGAGAGTTGAGTAGTGTgtctggggaagggggagagctCATCGAACCAAAGAAACAGGAGCAGGGCGTGGGCAAACAGTGGGAGACCCTAGAGCAGGCTGTGGGCTTGCCTTTCAGTGCTGAGAGGGTGAGGCTAGGTGTGATCTGGAATGCTAGAGCAGGTAAATGCTTACACTTAATGTAAAAAGTCTTGCTTGGGGAAAGCATCTGAAGTATCCAAGGCGTTTGGGCTTTCACTGCAGCAGAGTTTCCCTGAAGCTCTTGATCTCTAGCAAGGCAGAAGTCCTGGGGTCTGGCAGGGGTTTCTGGTTAAAAACATACAGCTGTAGCACAGGCACTCAGTGGCAGTTGCGCTTAAAGATCCTGTGGCTTCCCCTTCCTGCACTGCACTGTGGGCCCCTCAGGTGTGTTACTGCACTGTGCGCTAGAGCAAGGTCTGAATCAGAAACACTGGCTGGTTCAGTGACCCTGTCTTCTGGATCGTGCTGCTCATGTAGTGAGGCAGACGGCTGTACGTGGCTGGGTAGGGTTGGCTCTCCAGCTCCCGATCACAAGGAGCTAGCAAATGGTCCTGCTGCCCTACATGATGTGCTCTTCACTGCTTGTGTTTTAAAAGTGACACAATCAGAGACTATTTCAGTCTGCTACACTTAATCTTTGAGATCTGTCTTACTGTGTGACCAAGCCAGTAtttctgaggggtgggggaatCACAAGTGGTAtaattggggggaaaaaactcGGTTTCTGTTGTGGGCAGTTCCAGTTCCCTTCACGTGTGACTCAGAACCCTCAACTGGAACCACTTTAGGTGTAGACACCTCACAGCAACACCAAGCCCTTGTCTCCTTCGTTGCAGAGCATGCAGATtgacaaatgtgttttctttcttgcagtgCGGGAAGGATGGCCGccttccttgaagtctctgagcTTGCCTGAGCTGTCAGCTGTTCTGGAGAAGTGTGTGGGAGAAATGGGTAAGGTGGGGGAGGACGCCAGTCGTGTGAAGTGACTTGTGCTGGAGGGGAGGCATGGTGGGGCAGGCTTCTGATGGTTTGGCAGTGGTAGGGGTTGGAGGGAGCTAACAATCCCCCCTCGTTCAGGGAAGTCTCCCAGCTATGAAGCTGTTGCAGGCATTTTCTTGCACTTACTCTCACTGCAAACATTGGGCTCTGCCTTGGCCTCTGCTGACAGGTCCAGACTGGGAGAAGGGGATCCATAGCCCCCTGTGTTCTCCTTGCTGCTGtcttctcctgctgctcagtGATCAGAGCTGCGTGTGAAGGGGTTCCCAAAGCAGGTGCCCTGCAGACAGGAACTCATCCCAGCAACAGGCACATTTTTGTTCCATGGGCCCTGCAAGGAAGGAGATGGCACAGAGGCAGGATAATGGTGGTTGAATGCAGTCTGCAGCCTGTTTTTTACCACTCGCTGGCCTGTTGCTAACAATGagttttccttttggtttgtcCTCAGGTAAAGCTCTGCAGACTGTGACTCAAAACCTCCAAAGGCTCCAGGCCCCAGGGCAAGGTGGGCAGAGCTGGCTAGAGCCTTAACAAAGCAGGATGGTGAGTGGGAACTGATGACAGCTGGAAAGGGCTGGGGAACAGGGAGCATCATTCCTTGCAGCAAGCAACAGCCACCCGTGGCTTGTGCCCAGTGCTTGCTCAGAGCATCCACCCTGAGGCGTTACTCCCGTCCTCACGCGCCCTTCGACTGgctttttatttggaaaaatctGTCTTTGTGCCTCCCTGGAAGGGTAActgtcctgtttttttcctggtggcTGCAGGAATTCTGACGTCGGGTGACTGTTCCACCCGGAAGCTGAGTGTGCCTGGGAGAGTGAGCGTGAGcactgtgctggcagcactgcagctctgctgagagctggctgatgtgtGGAAGAAGGTCTCGGCCATCAGAAAATGTGCCTGGGAGAATGAGGGACAGCAGAGGACAAGGACTCAGCAGCTGTATGGGCCTGACTGTTGTCTAGGTTCCCTGGAACGTGTTGTCCATACTGGAAGGTTAAGTTAAGAGGACAAGCACTGAGCCCAAAGGGTTTATCTGCCTTAAACTCCCCGTAGCCTTTGTCATTCAGGGCTGCATGGTGTTAGAAAGCTGACAGCTACCTACAGCAATCAGCTATCCTTTTCAGAATCCCCTCCTGAAGGCCTCCAACACACGTGGATTGGTAGTTGCTCGGGAGctgacacagaaaatgtatcTGAGGCAATAAGGAGGGCAGGCTTGTTGTGGATGAGTAAAGTGAGCAGAGGGGGGTGATGTTCTGCAGCGAGCTCCAGAGAAGCTCACGCAGCCCTAGTCTCTAGCTGGAGCAacttccctgctgctgtctcGGATCTGTACTTCAAAACCTCTCCTAGCCAGCCTGCCTTGGTTCAATTCAGATTCTTGTCTgcctctggggtcacttttgaTCATGTTTTTCACTCccaaataactgtttttttgtgGTAAAAGCTTTGTGGCAGAGACTCCAGTGGTCAGGTTTGTTGGTGCCAAGATCCCAACACTGACTGGTTGCAAGGCAGATGTGCCCCTGGAAGGACatgagagggaaggaaaagctcAAGACTGTTTGGTCTCCTTTGCCTCTGGCAAGCAACAGAGTGCCAAGGCGGGCAGAACAAGAACAGAGGAATAGATCTGTCCCCACGCGGGaggcagatttaagaaaaataataaataaaatcatatccCAGTTGCAGATGTAGCTGCAGTGCTAAGCTTTAGTCCCCAGCTTTGCCTGCCTTTGGTTTCCAGGCTTCAGTGCTAGGAAATAAGGCTGCTGAGGCATTCTTGCGTTGGCACTGTGGGTGTTTTCAAAGGGCATGGTGCAGGAAGAGGCCCCCTCCCAAGGGGACTGCCCGGTCTCTTGGAGCTGGGCAAACAGCCACAGGGGCTCTGGTGACAGTTACATCATAGAAAACGGCTTCCAGCactgtgcagcagctctgttcCTGCCTATTGCTGAGTCCAAGGTgggtgggaggtggggagggaatACCTGTGGTCTGAGCATGGCCTTAACGAGTCTGGAGAAGTCCCCTTCTCTTTgctgagaagggaaagaaactgTGTTCCTTCTgagttttggtttgttttttgtttgtttttttttaaccttcagcATTTGTGATTAAGTGCAAAAAAACCATCCCAGCTCCATCCTTAGCTAATTATCCCCTTCTGATCAACTGCCCAGCTCTACTTAGGCTTGAAAATGAGTCTGCCTTTGGTGAAGGTGACATCCAGCTGGGCTGTCCCAGGGAATCGTCCCTGGGGCGCTGAGGCAGGTACGTACACCACTTGGCACACCTGCACTGCCGCAGCATGGATGCACCTGGCAGCGTGCTCAGCTGGGGAATGGTGCTCCTTATTCATGTTTAACTCTTGAAATGAGAAAGCTGCCGTTGTGTGCCTTGTTTGGGGAACGACATGGGTGTACGCAGGTGTCAAGTGCTGCAGGCAGTAGGACAAGGCTGCAGGAGCTTTCATGCTGAAGCACTGTTGTTGTGGCAGAGGCAATTATTCTGAGGCAGCATCCCTGAAAGCTGCTCAGAGTATTGAGGACATGCCCGGAGCAGGATTTGGGGCCTTGTCCTGCATTCCCTGTTACAGAACGGGCAGGCTGGAGACTCGCAGTGTAGGTGTGAAGGAAGCCCAACAGCAAAGATTCTCTGGGAGCCCAGATGGAAAGGCTCAGAAGGGTGATAGTGCCCCAAGGGGGACACCAGGGAAGGGGCTTTATAGAACTGTGTTCCCTTGAGGAAGCAATCCCTTGAATGTGTGACTTGACAGTATTCAGTGCTGAAAGGGtggctgtgcaggcagcagggagtcTGGTGCTACCCGAAGTCAAGCTGTCCAAATTAAATAGCGTTTGTTGACTTGgctaaaacaataaaaaccgAAAACCTGTTTCTGGTGTCTGGTGTGTGGGCTTCTCGGGGGGGAGCTGGTGTAGAATTGTGAATAACTTGACCCATTTCTTTGAGGACCATCGGGAACACACGTGGTGTTTCCAACTTTCTCCCccaggtggctgcagggctctggggctgCCTGGTCCATGGCTTCCCAGTCCCTGCCTGGCTCCTGTTGGAGGCGATGCCCTGGCAGCACTGGCTGGGTtggtgctgggggagctccTGTAGTCAGGCAGTACcagagctgcagaggaggaTGGTGCATAGGTAACAGTGAGCTTTTTTAGTTCCTAGCTGGGAACGGCTGCTTTTACACCCAAAAAGTCCTAGCTGCACAATAAAGGCAGAGGTCTCTGCACTAGCTCAGAAATGAGTTTAGGCTTTGAGTTGCGTGCTGGGGTTTTCTTAAAGGTGAAATGCTGATCTGGTGCCCAGCTCTGGTCTGAGACTTGTGAGCTGTGTCAGTGCGACTGTGCTCTGCCAAACCCTCAGCCAAGCTCTGATCTGGCACTGGAGATAGGTGGGCAAGAGGAGCTCCCCTTCAGCAGCTCTTAAACCTTCTGTCTGCTCAGAAGTaaagctgctgtgctgaaaCACAACCAAAGCTGACCTGGGCTCTGAACGGGTGGGAGTGCTGGGAGAGAAGAATCCAGGCTgcactccagctcctggctgggagAAACTACCTGCTCCTCGGCTCTCCTGGTACCAGAGCTGGCATCTGATTTTGGTAGCTGTTTGTGTTATTTATCACCATGTTGACTTATTTTGCTGGTTTTATCCTTGTGTAGCCTGTAATGTAATCCCAAGGTGGGGAACATGGGGCTATCTTGAGCGAGGAGCTCTTGGTGCCTGTTTAATATCCTAAAGTGAGGAGTGTGTGTGCATAAGCGCACATCAGTGCCCTTACACATGCAGCTGCCTTTACCCTGGTGCCTGAGAGCCGTTTTCCCTCTGAGCAGACACGTGGCGTGCTCTGcttgctgaaaaataaacatttatttacatcTGAAGAGAGTCAATGTGCAAAATGGTCTCACAGGGCTCACAGCTGCCCGGCAAACCTCCTGCTTGGCCCTCCAGCCTCACGTGCCGCTGTGGCTGAGCTCTGTCCTTCCCGTGCTTGGGGCAGCTCTCCTCGAGCCGCCGTGTTTCGAGGAGGCTCAGCCACGAGCCCAGGGGCTGTGCGAGCCCCTTGCCCAGCGCTGGAGCACTGCCTGTGTCCACTTGCAGGGAGTGGGGAGCAAGAGCTGGGTCCTCCCTCCTGATGGAGCGGCTTCGGCAAGGTGAAGCGCGGCGTGGCAGGAGTTAGGGACGGGGCAGCACCTCTGTCCTGCTGCCGAAGGCAAGAgccggggggctgctggtggccgctgctgtgctcagcccctTTTTTGGGAGCACTGGGACCAGTCCCGGACACGGAGCTCTCGGTTGCAGCCGGGCTGGGCTTCCAAGGCGAGGTGcggaggtgctgctggaggctctGCTGGGGTTGGGGTGCTCCCGGTGGGGATGCTGAACTGGGCCACAGCAGCAAACTGGGCTCCCAACTGGCTACTTGGCAGCGAGGGGGTGCAGCCAGTGCTTGGCCCCCTCTTGAGAAGCAAAGCTCTTCACAGCCAGGCCCCAAAATGCCCAGCTTTTTGCCAGCCTTCTCTTCCCAATCCCAGAGCCTTTCCCGTGCAGGGCTcgctgtggaggaggaggtggctgggCCTGGGGGGCCAAGGGCAGGCCGGGGTCCGAGTCCTTCGCTCTCCCCTGCTGTGGTTTTCTCTGTGCCcaccagagaagcagcaggggcaggataAACACAAGCCCAGGTGCTCAAGCGCTGCGTTAAGCTGCGTGC comes from Anas acuta chromosome 15, bAnaAcu1.1, whole genome shotgun sequence and encodes:
- the ANKS3 gene encoding ankyrin repeat and SAM domain-containing protein 3 isoform X2, with the translated sequence MKDIHGWTALFHCTSAGHQQMVKFLLDNGANANCKEPVYGYTPLMEAAASGHEIIVQYLLNHGVKADVRDNTGATARTLAMKYGHTKIVGLIDLHAAPVPKVFCRGPGKYEELSSSDESCSAPQRQRPVRRTKGPSIHDGPQALAKITAVGIGGKKQSRYEQVPPQGYVTFNDDGSCEADGIRNRDVTSPINEQDVESSSSREDNVFFANNLATIRSSSSSSECLTKALGVSSEGSLESNEDSDHANSPPSRKQAKSFKVKNRYSNSDNQWTHCPGKAGGSSQHLMLPEPPAYTGPQDLATFLEQIGCLKYLQVFEEQDVDLRIFLTLTESDLKEIGITLFGPKRKMTSAIARWHSNARPPSDALELAYADRLEAEMQELAIQLHKRCEEVEVMKGQVCQEQKLRAVAESCLMERDESWNAIQCQLREAQAITKDAGVLLDQIKSCQAELSSRLTQEQAAGRALDTKVQLGTVREGWPPSLKSLSLPELSAVLEKCVGEMGKALQTVTQNLQRLQAPGQGGQSWLEP